In Gadus morhua chromosome 2, gadMor3.0, whole genome shotgun sequence, a single window of DNA contains:
- the ccdc134 gene encoding coiled-coil domain-containing protein 134 — MWSVCTVLLAVALGRAFGSDPSRSTPHKHDNNLEIYKRLFETKRKEQLNALKNLVELSDVNQQYKIIDIMLKGLFKVLEDSKAVLVAANMQPEDPFPLDDKIKEAYSHVVENTAFFGDVALRFPRIVHHYYDRNADWSGLLRWGLRFCNHTGVFTGGTHQHVLTLMSQELGITEKTPDFTNPYRTERDNVLHTAEAFQRLLREEEKRRRKEEKRKEMRKGPRISRSEL, encoded by the exons atgTGGAGCGTATGCACAGTGCTGCTAGCGGTGGCTCTGGGTCGGGCCTTCGGCTCCGACCCCTCCAGgagcacaccacacaaacatgacAACAACCTGGAGATCT acaaGCGTCTGTTTGAGACCAAGAGGAAGGAGCAGCTGAACGCCCTGAAGAACCTGGTGGAGCTCAGCGACGTCAACCAGCAATACAAGATCATCGACATCATGCTCAAAGGACtcttcaag GTCCTGGAGGACTCCAAGGCGGTGCTGGTAGCGGCTAACATGCAGCCTGAAGACCCCTTCCCCCTGGACGACAAGATCAAAGAAG CCTACTCCCACGTCGTGGAGAACACGGCGTTCTTCGGGGACGTAGCGCTGCGTTTCCCCCGGATCGTCCACCACTACTACGACCGCAACGCCGACTGGAGCGGCCTGCTGCGCTGGGGCCTGCGCTTCTGCAACCACACGGGGGTGTTCACCGGAGGCACCCACCAGCACGTCCTCACCCTG aTGTCTCAGGAGCTCGGTATAACAGAGAAAACGCCAGACTTCACTAATCCGTACCGTACCGAGAGAGAcaac GTTCTTCACACAGCGGAGGCCTTCCAGAGGCtcctgagagaggaggagaagaggaggaggaaggaggagaagaggaaagagaTGAGGAAGGGTCCCCGCATCTCCCGCTCCGAGCTCTAG